The Providencia rettgeri genome includes a window with the following:
- a CDS encoding ABC-2 family transporter protein produces the protein MKFKFAWHGFEHAFSRETQMAIRSPVFHWLSWLFPLMLFTLVSANFSEGTLMDLPVSVVDNNHSPVSRQIIRDLDAGPHADVKTIDDNLSTSLKRLGSSKDYALLYIPHNFEEDVLRGRQPELRMYYNALFYASGSYAIQDFSGLVAELNAKYRQEMAKSMGKALPPLAQVTLSYDSLFNPSGSYIYYQQFAATIHMLQLFVVTATIYTMSRGSTLQSVKPFVMALLGKLAPYTLFFSILLAVEIAALVTIFDAKVVGNPLYMIILGFFYVIAAQSIGLLLFSFTSSAIMAYSLIGMLVSIALAFSGMAVPELSMILPAQIISNIEPLTHTLNAMFDIFLREISFARIVQVCLFLLIYPFVIGFLIRKRLVKRLENQGGVV, from the coding sequence GGTTTTGAGCACGCCTTTAGCCGTGAAACCCAAATGGCTATTCGTAGCCCTGTTTTTCATTGGTTAAGCTGGCTGTTTCCATTAATGCTGTTTACGTTAGTTAGTGCTAACTTTTCAGAGGGGACATTGATGGATTTACCCGTTTCTGTGGTGGACAATAACCATAGCCCAGTGTCTCGGCAAATTATTCGTGACCTCGATGCGGGTCCACATGCGGATGTGAAAACCATTGATGACAATCTCAGTACATCATTAAAAAGACTGGGTAGTTCAAAAGATTACGCGTTATTGTACATTCCTCATAACTTCGAAGAAGATGTCTTACGAGGACGTCAACCTGAGCTACGTATGTATTATAATGCGCTCTTCTATGCATCAGGCAGTTATGCGATTCAAGATTTTAGTGGGTTAGTGGCAGAGCTGAATGCGAAGTATCGCCAAGAAATGGCCAAGTCAATGGGAAAGGCGCTGCCTCCGTTAGCCCAAGTGACACTTTCTTATGACAGTTTATTCAACCCGAGCGGTAGTTATATTTATTATCAACAGTTTGCCGCAACCATTCATATGCTCCAGCTGTTTGTTGTTACCGCAACAATCTATACGATGTCACGAGGTTCTACCTTACAAAGTGTTAAACCGTTTGTGATGGCGTTACTTGGGAAGTTAGCCCCTTATACCTTATTTTTCAGTATATTACTTGCTGTAGAGATTGCGGCATTAGTTACTATTTTTGATGCTAAAGTGGTAGGAAACCCGTTGTATATGATTATATTAGGTTTTTTCTATGTCATAGCAGCGCAGAGTATTGGTTTATTGCTGTTTAGTTTTACCTCAAGTGCCATTATGGCGTATAGCTTGATAGGGATGCTGGTGAGTATCGCTTTGGCCTTTTCGGGTATGGCGGTACCGGAACTGTCAATGATATTGCCTGCACAAATTATTTCGAATATTGAACCACTTACACATACATTAAATGCCATGTTTGATATTTTCTTGCGGGAGATTTCCTTTGCTCGCATTGTTCAAGTGTGTCTATTTTTATTGATTTACCCATTTGTAATTGGCTTTTTAATTCGTAAGCGTTTAGTCAAACGGTTAGAAAACCAAGGAGGGGTTGTCTGA